DNA sequence from the Penicillium psychrofluorescens genome assembly, chromosome: 3 genome:
TCACCAGCGTCCCCTCCGTGTACGGCTACGTGCGCCAGGCCTCTGACATCTCGCAGAACTACTACCCAGAGCGCCTGGGCAAGCTGTACCTCATCAACGCCCCCTGGGGATTCAGCAGCGTCTTCAGCGTCGTCAAGGGCTTCCTGGACCCCGTCACCGTCAACAAGATCCACGTTCTGGGCAGTGGGTACcagaaggagctgctggcgcaggtCCCCGCTGAGAACTTGCCCGTTGAGTTCGGCGGTACCTGTGCGTGTGAGGGTGGCTGTGAACTCTCGGACATGGGCCCCTGGCAAGATCCCGAGTGGGCTCGCACCCCCAAGTGGGCTCTTCCCAAGGAAGGTGGTGAGGCTGTCGTTCACAACGAGGACCCAGGCATTGAGAAGCCCGAGGCCAGCGCCTAAATGCAACAATGGGAGTTTCCTCGCCATCAATATCTCACACCGCATCATTACACAAAAACAAGACAATACCCCTCAACTCATGGAGCAAGAGAAAACCCGGATAAGGAGACATCGGGGGGTCTCCTTATCATCAGAGCGCGATCCAGATCTGCTGTCTTTACACTATTTCCCAGGTCTTTCAAGACCCCACACAGAAACATCCAAACCCTCTCAAATCCCGTACATCCCTCTCTTTTctacctctctctctcttccatctggcAGATCGGACTTTCCCTCTTGGTAGATTCAACACATCCTCGCCgaccctctccctctctgccCCCGCGTCCCATATCCACTTATGTATGTGGCCTATTTCactttcctttttctgtcGGAATCTAGATGTCCCATGGAGAGATTTGGTTTCTACTGTACGTTTGCTTTTTGTCCCCACTGTTCAAAACAAGCGGCCTTGCACCCGCGCTATAGACAGGACAGGGCTGGTTTCATATTAAAACGTTGAAGATGGTCATTTCTTATCTTTCAGGGCGGGTGACTGTATACACAAAGAGCACATAGTTAGAGGCAAATGGAAGAATCTCTGGCTAGATCGATGTATGTACTGAGCGCGACTTTTGCAATGCGAACTTCCTTCGTTCGGCTTCAAGTATGATAGACATGAAAGGGGATGAATCCATTCATTGATTGACTGCAAATAATAGAAAAACATGGATATCATGATACTCAACCTCCCATCAACCAAGCCAAGTCCTGGTATGAACAAACGCCGCaaccttttctttttcaaaagaaagaaagacaatgagaaatccaaatccaaatCCGAACCAAATCACAGattctccaccacctccgccgcccgTCCTGCCCTTTCGGCCTTGCCCACCGTCGTAGCCAGCGCATTGCCCTCGACTACTCCagccttggaagaagagccaaGGTCTCCCTCCTCACCCTGTAGCCGCAATAACATGCGCAGCGCGTTCTCGTACGCAGCGGCCATATCCCCGCTCTGCCAGCGCTCTGTCTCTTCCTCTGTTCCCAGCGGTACCTGCAGCATCCACGCTGGATCATGTCGCTTTCGCCGTTGGCGATGCGCGCGTGTCCGGCTAGAGGTAGATTGTTGTGCGCCCGCCTTGTCCTTATCTTGACTCGTCACATCCCCCGATTCATCCATCGcgtcttcctcatctcctcgttcttgatcctccccttcttcctcttcttcttgctcctcctcttcctcttcttcaagcgTCCGCCTCAGCTGCGCCGCGTactccttggccgccttcCGCGGCGCCTCCCGCCGTAATTGCGCAACGCTCGTAGTCAGGGACTCCAGCTGCGCGTAGAGAGCCGTCACGCGCGACGCCAGGTCCGCATCGTAGGCCTCGTACTCGACTGTCTCGTCGGGGGCTGTGAAGGAGGCCGGGAAGGGGAATTGGGGGGATGAGGAGTCGATCCCGTTTATGCtgatggaggatgaggcTGTTGTGAATGTTTCGTTGATGTACTTGAGCGAATCACTGTTAGAATGgtattcttcctcttttcttttcttttttttcttgggAGATTTGGTGTTACCTCGTCGACTAGCTCCCGGACGCGTTCGCGCATCGGATCGGGTTCATTGTTGGCGGCCGAAGGGGGGAGGTGTAGGTCTAGTTTGCGTCGGGAGAGCGCGACTGTGTTGGCGTAGAGGTAGGTAAAGTCTGCTGGGGATTGCACCTCGACTTTGCGGTAGTGGGCGGCCATGACGGGTGGGAgagatggtggaagaagtgaagGAGCAACGGACTAGTCGCGtgggaaaacaaaaaaggcGGTGCTGCTGATCCCCGCAAAGCCGATGTTGCATCACCTCTGACGacttcctctcctctctctcaaCACTCACTCACCAACtgtcttcttttccttccttttgTGTTACCATCGAGTATCTCCATTCAACAATGCGCCATTCATAGGGGCCATGCTCTTATCCTTTGTCCAGTTCTATTGACCGTTCTGGTCTGGGGTACGTGCTGCCGACAGCACAGCTCACTACTGTGTCCAGCCCACTTGTCCCTTGCATGCTACTCTCCCAGATGGAGAACCGAAGCAGCATTGTCCTCGTGGACAACACTGCCCCCACTCAGCAGCCTGACGACCTCTCGCGGCGCACAACCGGACAGGATCCCCAAGGCAGCTTGTCGCGGCATCTGGCTCGAGCATCAGTGACAAATCAGCTTGCCAAAAGGAAATATGCCAAATGGCAACCAGAGAGACTCGGAATTACGAGTGATTCCGACACTCCTATTAGCAGAGAGTCGtcgcgagcgcgaggatcaTCCGTCTCAGGAGGCAGCGTGGCCGAACAGCGCAGCGGACAACCAGCGCCGGACGACGCGGGCAGAGATGTCGACTCGGAGGACCATGCCCCCTCTCAAGTCAGCAGACGTGATCATACGAATAGTGTTCTATCAGCTGGgtctcagcagcagcagcaggccaaTGTGTCTTCCGATGAAAACAGCACGCCAGTCTCAGAGCTGGACATACTCTACGAGAACCAACGAGGCTGGTTCCTATTCGGGATTCCGCTCTACTCCCACAGCTCACTACTAAACTTCGACCCCGGCGCCTGGATGACTCCAGATCGTAGGGAAAGCCCGGTGGACATCACCAATGCGCAACTGCCTGACCCCAGCTGGGAATGGGCCTGGCGGACGTGGTACGTCGACATGTCGGGGGACGTGGATGAGCAGGGCTGGCAGTACTCACTCTCGTTTGGGTCGTCGGCATGGCATGGCACGCATCCTTGGTTTCATTCGTTTGTCCGTCGCAGGCGATGGGTTAGACTTCGGAATAAGATCGCAGAGAAACGTCGCGTTCGGTCCGATTTTGAGAAGGCTCACATGCTGACCGAGGACTACTTTACTatccattcctccaaagGCCATAGCCGTGAGCAGAGCTCTGCGAGTCTCTCCAAGCTGTCCTCGGGCTATTTGAGTCGCGTCACTACGAAGGTGGCTGAAGATGCCTTTCCCGAGGAGATTGGGAACATCCCTACCTTGATGAACGCATTGAAGCGGACTTCCATCGACCGAGAGAAGATCGATGTCCTGAGGAAATTTGTTCGGGAAGGAGGCGAGGAGCTGTATTATTTGAACGACAAGGTGAGTTGCGACCATATTCTTTCACCAACACGATCTCCTAACTCAGAACCTAGATCCCGGAGATCATGTCTATGTTCCTCTTCCAAGCATCTCGATGGCAGTTCGTCTCACATCTTGAAAGCGTCATCCATGAGCTATCCAAGACAGCCGCGGATTCAAACGGAGACAGCAAGGACGCCGATCAGATCAAACGCAAGCAGGACAATCTTGCCCGCGCGGCGGAGACGTGTCGGCTGCACATCACAGGGCCGGATGTCTTTGCCGATGAACGCGGTGAATCGGTGACGGAAATGCTGGATTTGACACCCGTGTCTCGACATGATACGCTGCTGTCGAAACGACCGAAATTGCCCACTGCTCAGCTGTCGCGCGAGGGTAAGGGGAAGGATATCAAGGGGATTCCCATGGCAGCGGAGGTTGGCCGTGAGGGTCACATTCAATAATTCGAGTCATCACTCGCtccgtctctctcttttctaCTGCATAACATAAAGCCCTGGCTACTGTACCATACACGAATACaattttctttctgtttcaATGTTGTATACTTCCAATCGGCCATCCAGCAAAATCCCTTGTCACCTCACCGCCTTCCGTTCCTTCCCGttccttcatcatcttggccgAGAAAAATATCTCCCGTCCTCTCTGATCCTCAACAGCTCGCCttttcctccctccccacaCGCCTCAGATGCTCCAGCATCGATCCCCATGTTCTCGTGTGGCCGCCCGTGTCTAAGAAGGCGAGGTCTGTCTTCCCTCTTGGACACCGTCGCGGCTGGCCCCGATGAAcctctcctcttcctctaCCCGCGCTGGGCTACGACCGCCGTACGACAGCGAAGACCAATCACTTCTCTGAACCCGGTCACAGCTCAGGCAAGGCACCGTCGAGCTCCCGGCTCCCTTCGCCGGCCAACTATCGGGTCGTGTCCCGTACCGTCGCTCCGCCGGCAGAACAGTCAACCGGTCTCGCCCAGTACCGGTGACAATTCTCAAGATGTCGCGGATCCCGGTGGACCTCCAATTGCGGACGGAATTGATCTCAGAcaccggagaagaagggcggcggcgaggacgTCAAATAAAGACTCCTCCACTCGACAGCAATCCTCATTCAATATCTTCGCCGATACGGAGGATGTTGAGAACCGTGCCGCCAGGCCACCTATATCATCAGGACGGAGAAAGGCTTTGAAGGTCTCGCGATTCAAAACCGTCATACAAAGGTCTGCTGAGGACAAGAGCACAATGCGGAAGCTGTCCCCCGTGGACCGAAGGAAATTACGGAATGCAAGATTTCTCAGAATGCAGAATTTCCAACGAAATCAGAGAGACATTACCTGGAACAAGGTGAAAATGCTTCTGCAGTGGGTGCAACAAAACTCCCGCCCATGGAGCAGGAAAGGCGATAGGCACTTGGAGATGCAAATACCCGAAGAGACTGTCGCTCTGCTCTCTGGGATGACAGACACGGCGATGAAGGAGAATATTTGGTATTGGGCGGTACACCATGGATGCCGCGTGCATATATTGTCCCCGAAAGTAGGCAACGGGACACATCGCAAGGTTATTTTGTCGGGCTCTGAGCACGTTTTGGAGCTCGTTAGCGAGCGAATCGACCGCGTCCAAAGCCTGCAGGCCAGTCGAGACCCTCGAGTCGATATTTTCACGCCGAGAATTCCTTTGGTTGCCTCCACGGAGGCTTTGCGGCGCAGAAATCTCCCGGTGCCGGTACCCCGTGGGGTGTGGGACATCAAGCGCgcggcaaagaagccgaagccgcTGGACAAAGTTCTGGCGGCTCGTCCAAGTCTCAGTACAGTGAGAGAGTTTACCGAGTATATGGAAGACCTTACGCATGCTACGGAACCTAGTCAGAAAGCCAATCGTGACCCGAGCATCCCATATCAGGAACAAATCGCGCAGGAAATTGTGGTACTTTTTCGAGAAGATTCAATTCGCAAATGCCTCTCGACTGCCGCATTAAACCGCGCACTGATCTTCCTTTGTGATCATCAACGCCTGCGCCGCGCCCGTGTCGTGTTCTCGATAGCAGAACATGTTGCGACTGCCGACACGTATAACATTCTGTTGCGGTCAGCTGCGCAACACCAGCATCTACATGTATTCAAATGGCTTCTTCTGTCCATGTGGCGAGTGCACATCCGCCCAAATCCAGATACATGGCTGGCACTGCTGGAGGCTTTGGTGAATCCCCATGAGAAAGCCGCTTTGATGACCCAGATGGCCCAGTTGGGATATTTGAAAGATACTAGTACGATTCGGCGTGCGCTCCAACTCACCGTCCAAAACTCACTCCTCGTGCATTTGGAGAGTGGTCAAAGCATTGACGTCTTCATCAATTCCATGGTCACTACCCACGGCACCAACTGGTTTTCTCCGTCTCTACTGAGAGATATGTTCAGTGTGATCGCCCGATTGCGAGATTTCGACTCTGCAGAACGGTTGCTGCAGATTTGCACTCAGCATAATCTTCTTGTCGACAGCTCTTCCCTCGCTGAAATCGTGTACATGTGCCGTCGGGACATTTTTTCTGCCCTCTACTTCACAAAGCTATTCTTGGAACGCCCTTCCTTTCGCCTATCGAGCAGAACCTGGGAGCGACTGTTCCTGGTCGCCTTCAAGGGCCGCCACTACAATATTTGCCGAGTCCTGTGGCGATATGCCTGCATGAACAAAGCCGTCTCCCACAACATGAAACGCGCCGTCCTCAGTTCCCTCTCCCGCAACGTGTCTATGAAAAGGAAAGACTTGCTCACCAACTGCTTTCTCCGAAGAGCCGGCaaagtcatcatcggcgtCCCTGGAAACAACAAAAGAGCTACATTCAAAGAATCGACCCTCAACGACCTTCCCAGCGAGTTCCACGCCAACCCCATCTCCTATTTCAGGAGAGGGTTCCTGGCCGAATGGGAAGAGCGGTCACGCCAGCTCCGCCTTGCCAAGGCCCTCGTCGCCCGCGACATCGATCTCGGTGCCAGCCTGTATCGGCCCAAGCAGCCACTGAATCTCATGCTGGATGCTGCGGCCATTATGGATCGTGAATGGCGCGATAAACTACACGGATTGCGTGGATTGACCTTCCTTCTGGATCATGTCATCGAGGTGCCTGTCTGGCGGTATGGACTCACCAAGAGCAAGAGGGTCAACAAAGCTCGCCGTGAAGGAGCTC
Encoded proteins:
- a CDS encoding uncharacterized protein (ID:PFLUO_004482-T1.cds;~source:funannotate) → MENRSSIVLVDNTAPTQQPDDLSRRTTGQDPQGSLSRHLARASVTNQLAKRKYAKWQPERLGITSDSDTPISRESSRARGSSVSGGSVAEQRSGQPAPDDAGRDVDSEDHAPSQVSRRDHTNSVLSAGSQQQQQANVSSDENSTPVSELDILYENQRGWFLFGIPLYSHSSLLNFDPGAWMTPDRRESPVDITNAQLPDPSWEWAWRTWYVDMSGDVDEQGWQYSLSFGSSAWHGTHPWFHSFVRRRRWVRLRNKIAEKRRVRSDFEKAHMLTEDYFTIHSSKGHSREQSSASLSKLSSGYLSRVTTKVAEDAFPEEIGNIPTLMNALKRTSIDREKIDVLRKFVREGGEELYYLNDKIPEIMSMFLFQASRWQFVSHLESVIHELSKTAADSNGDSKDADQIKRKQDNLARAAETCRLHITGPDVFADERGESVTEMLDLTPVSRHDTLLSKRPKLPTAQLSREGKGKDIKGIPMAAEVGREGHIQ
- a CDS encoding uncharacterized protein (ID:PFLUO_004483-T1.cds;~source:funannotate); the encoded protein is MKENIWYWAVHHGCRVHILSPKVGNGTHRKVILSGSEHVLELVSERIDRVQSLQASRDPRVDIFTPRIPLVASTEALRRRNLPVPVPRGVWDIKRAAKKPKPLDKVLAARPSLSTVREFTEYMEDLTHATEPSQKANRDPSIPYQEQIAQEIVVLFREDSIRKCLSTAALNRALIFLCDHQRLRRARVVFSIAEHVATADTYNILLRSAAQHQHLHVFKWLLLSMWRVHIRPNPDTWLALLEALVNPHEKAALMTQMAQLGYLKDTSTIRRALQLTVQNSLLVHLESGQSIDVFINSMVTTHGTNWFSPSLLRDMFSVIARLRDFDSAERLLQICTQHNLLVDSSSLAEIVYMCRRDIFSALYFTKLFLERPSFRLSSRTWERLFLVAFKGRHYNICRVLWRYACMNKAVSHNMKRAVLSSLSRNVSMKRKDLLTNCFLRRAGKVIIGVPGNNKRATFKESTLNDLPSEFHANPISYFRRGFLAEWEERSRQLRLAKALVARDIDLGASLYRPKQPLNLMLDAAAIMDREWRDKLHGLRGLTFLLDHVIEVPVWRYGLTKSKRVNKARREGAHAEYPVLIT
- a CDS encoding uncharacterized protein (ID:PFLUO_004481-T1.cds;~source:funannotate); protein product: MAAHYRKVEVQSPADFTYLYANTVALSRRKLDLHLPPSAANNEPDPMRERVRELVDEYINETFTTASSSISINGIDSSSPQFPFPASFTAPDETVEYEAYDADLASRVTALYAQLESLTTSVAQLRREAPRKAAKEYAAQLRRTLEEEEEEEQEEEEEGEDQERGDEEDAMDESGDVTSQDKDKAGAQQSTSSRTRAHRQRRKRHDPAWMLQVPLGTEEETERWQSGDMAAAYENALRMLLRLQGEEGDLGSSSKAGVVEGNALATTVGKAERAGRAAEVVENL